AAAGGGCTATATGTTTAAAACCTACGAGGGCCGTTTAATACAAAGCGGCATCCGGTCGCAAACCCAGGGCAATATATCATCAAACGAGTTTATGTTTTCGGTAACCGACCCTAAGGTGGCCGATAAGCTTAACCACAGCGCAGGTGCCATGCTGGAATTGCATTATAAAGAGTATTTACACACGCTGCCATGGCGCGGGGTAAGCAATTTTGTGGTAGATAGCGTTATGTCGGTTACGCCAGTATCGCCAACCGCCCCATAAATAAGTTTACTGTTACTTTTTTGTTAAAAAACCCTTTAAAGCCTGCTGGGTAAATTCCGACAGTACCAGTTCGCCACTTATGGCGGCACGTTCGGCAAGCAGTTCGTCCCAGTTTTGGGTGCCCTCCCATAGTATTTGCTTAAGGCCTACAAGCGCTTGAGGGTGGTACGAGGCGAGTTTTTGGGTTAGGGCGACCAATGCCTCATCTAATTGACTAACGTCGCTATAAACCTCGTTATAAAGCCCTTTTTCGCGGGCCCATTGCGCTGTCTGAAAATCAACCGCCCGTATGGTTAGCTGCGAGAAAGCGGGCAAGCCAACTTTACGTATCACCGCTGGTGATATTACAAATGGCCCTATGCCTATGGCCAGTTCGCTTAGTTTAACAGATGCTGCTTCGGTAGCCAGGCAGTAATCGGCAGCAGCAGCAAGGCCAACACCGCCGCCAACAGCTTTGCCCTGCACACGGGCTATAATTATTTTTGGCGACTTGCGGCAGGCATTAATAACGTTGGCAAAACCCAAGAAGAACACCGCACCGGCTGCTTTATCTTTTATCTGCAATAGCTCGTCAAAGCTGGCACCGGCGCAAAATGTGCGGTCGCCATCACTTTTTAATATTATTACACGTGTGTTTGCATCGGCACCGGCAGTTTTAATGGCATTGGTGAGTTGCTGTAGCAAATGGGCCGGCAACGAGTTTTGCGCAGGATGATAAAAGCTAATGGTAGCAATACCATCAGTACTGTTATTAAGTGTTACGTGCCCGTTATCCGTTAAGCTCATAATTAATGGGATGTTGCGGCAATATCAGCAATTTTAATTTAACGGGCAAAGCGGAGGCATAGGGTGAGGTCTTCGACGGGCTCAGACTACAGATATTTGTTACTTAAAGGGAGGCCTTTGACGGGCTCAGACTGACGACATTTGTTTCTTTAGCAGTCTGAGCCTGTCTATCAACCTTAAGCCTCATCTATCAGCGGCAGCTCGAAGTAAAAGGTTGACCCTTTGCCCGGCTCGCTATCAACACCTATTTTACCATGGTGATTGCTGATGATCTCGTGCGAAATGTACAGCCCCATTCCCAGCCCGCTGGTCATGTTCTTTTTATCCTCTACACGGTAAAAGCGCTCAAATATTTTGCTCTTTTGATCGTGCGACAAGCCTATACCATTATCAATTACCGATACCCTTACGTTATCGTCGTGCTTAGTGGTGCTGATAGTTATGTTTTTATTACCATGCGAGTATTTTACCGCGTTATTTATCAGGTTCATCAATACCTGTTCAAGGCGTTCCTGGTTACCGTGTATGGTGTAAGTACCATTGCTCAGGTTCTCAAATTTATAGCCTGGGTTCATGTGTATGGCATTTTCTAAACATTGGTTTACCAGGTTAGCCACTTCAACTTCGCCAAGGGCATATTCCAGTCTACCTGCCTTAATTTTGCTCACATCCAACAAATCGTTAATAAGCGATTGCAGCTTGTTTATAGATATGGCCGCTTTGGCAACATATTGCTTAACAACAGTTGGTAAGTCTTCTTTTTTGTAGCCTGCAATTAATTGCAGGTAGCCTTTTAAACTGGTAAGTGGGGTTTTAAGCTCGTGGCTGGCAATACCAATAAATTCGTCCTTGCGCTCCATTTCAAGCTTTTGGTCTTCAATATCGGTTGCGGTGCCTACCCAAAATATGATCTCGCCCGCTTCGTTACGCAGCGGTTTAGAGCGGTTTAAATGCCATCGGTAAACACCATCGTGCCTGCGGTAGCGGTTCTCCACTTCAAAAAGATCGCCCGTTTTTAACGCGTCGTTATACTTTTCGAGGGTTTCCTTCAGGTCATCGGGGTGTACCAGCTCCTGCCATTTAAAACCACCGGTGCTTTCAAAATCACGGCCGGTATAATCATACCAGCGTTGGTTAAACGAGTTAAAGTTACCATCGGGCAGGTTTGTCCAGGTCATCTGCACAATGTTGTTGGTAAGCAGCTTAAAGTGCTCGCGGCTTATAACCAAATCAAGTGTGCGTTCTTTAACCGTTGCCTCAAGGTTATTGTTCATTAACTCGGTAGCGGCGCGTGCCTCTTCCAACTGTTCGTTACGTACCTGTAATTGCTTTTCGGTTTCTTTTAAAATAGTTAGGTCGGTTATGATCAGGCTGAGCGCCTGCCCGCCATCCACCTCAATGGTATTGCAGGAAAAAAGGCAATGCATATCCTGCCCCCCACCATCTTTCAGCAATATTTCTTCGCGGCAATCATCGTCCCAACTGGATGTTAATATTTTTTGCAGCTTATGTTTTGATGCGTCCGGTACAAAGCTAAGCAAAGGCATACCTATTACTTTTTCGAGCGGGGTATCGGCCATTTGCGCAAAACGGTTGTTGCAATATAAAACAATGCCATCCTTACTTACCGTTACAGCGCCTTCGCTCATCTTTTCGATAAAAACGCGGTAGGTTTGGTCGGCAGTTTTAAGTGTATATAATTGATGCCCTTCCTGGTCTTTTACAACTAATGCATCAACCTGTCCGGTACGTATGGCTTCAATAGTATCGTTCGCCTCTTCCAGTTGGTGGCGAAGTTCTTTAATTTCGCTTAGCAAGTTATTTGAATTTATCGGCTCCATATGTTATAAATTGTCACCAAGGCCAAGCCCCTTTAAAACCTTGTTTGTATTGCTCATATCGCCAATCATGCGCCTTTCGGGGCCGGGCGCTTTTTTTATGAGCATGGGCAAAGCAATAATATCCTCCCCTTCTGCAAGTTCTCTCTGCTGATGAATGTCTATGATCTCCAGTTGATACTTACCGGGTAGGTATTGCTCGCAAATGGCATTAATGTTTTCTACCGCGCGGATAGAATTTGGCGATGCTCCTATAATAAATAATCGTAGATGATAAGTGTCAGCCTCATCATTACTGTCGTAATCTGCAAATAATCCGGTCGTATTAGCCATTATCAAAATTTATGGCAATTAAGCCGGTCGTATGTTTAGGCCTACCAAAACTTTTTCTTCGTTTGATAGGTCGCCAATTATTTTTCGTATAGGCTCGGGCACTTTACGCACCAGTGTTGGTATAGCCAATATCTGGTCGCCTTCGGCCAGTTGTGGTTGTAAAAGCAGGTCTATTACTTCAATACGATATTGCCCTTTTAGGTGCTCCTCGCAATATTTTTGCAAGTTGCTTAGTGCTGTAACAGATTTTGGGGTTTTACCGGCTACATATAGCCTTAATTCCCACTTTTTATCAGTTTTTGTCATGTTATTTTTTTCCGCGTTTTTTTTCCTTTTCTGCTTCCCCGGTTCTTAAGCGGGTTACCTCCTCACGGTTTTTTCTTATTATTTCTTTTTTTAATTCTTCTTCCAGGTAAACCTTATTCAACTCTTCTTCTACAGATTCAAACTCGCTGTGCAAGCTTGCTATTTTTGCCTCAAGCACCTGGCGCTTGCGCAAAATTTCGCGGTCTTTACGTATCACGGCGTGCGAGCGTATGGCTTCGCCGGTTTGTTCCTGCAGCATTTGCTCTTTACGCGCCGAACCGGTAAGTACGCCTTCGGGGCCTAAGTACACATCAACCAGGTTAAGGCCTTCGTCGGTTATGGTAAACTCGCGCACCTGGTTAGAGTGTTTCATCCCGCGCGATTTCATCACGTATAATCCACGGTTACGTTCGCCGTTAAACTCAATATCACGCACCAGTATCCAGGCGTCTACAAGCGATGATACGCCCTCGTCTGTCTGCTCGTTTACAATAGTGTTTAACGATAGCGCGGTAAACATTACCGATATTTGCTCTTCCTGCAAATAATCAATCATTCGCACCAGCATATTCTTTACCTCGCTAACCGAACCAACGTTAATAAAGTTGGTTATAGGGTCCATAATAACCACGCTTGGCTTGTATTGCCTTATGCATTTGTGCATGGCTACCAGGTGCATCTCTAAACCGTATAAATTTGGCCTCGAGGCGTTAAAGTAAAGCAAGCCGCTATCAACATGCTTTTGCAGGTCGATACCTATCGAATTCATGTTACGGATAATCTGCCTGGGCGATTCTTCCATGGCAAAGTAAACGCATTTTTCTTTACGGTTACAGGTTTCGTTGGCAAATGATGCCGCCAAACTGGTTTTACCAGTACCCGCCGTCCCCGATACCAATACGCTGCCGCCACGGTATAAACCCTTGCCGCCTAGCATGGCATCTAAAGCTTTAACACCTGTTGATATGCGCTCTGACGATACCTGGTTGGCCATTTTAAGTGAGGTGACCGGCAGTACCGATATACCATCATCATCTATTAAAAACGGATACTCGTTAGTGCCGTGGGTAGTACCACGATACTTAATGATGCGTAAGCGGCGGGTTGATATTTGGTTGCTTACCCTATGGTCCAGCAAAATAACACAGTCCGACACATACTCTTCAAGTCCCTGGCGGGTTAACGCCGGGCCATCGCCTCGCTCGCCGGTTATAACGGCTGTAACGCCTTTGTTTTTTAGCCAGGAAAACAGGCGCCTTAACTCGGCGCGCAAAATGGCCTGATTGCTAAGGCCCGAAAATAAATTCTCTAAAGTATCCAACACAATGCGCTTGGCACCTATGCTATCAATAGCAAACCCCAAACGGATAAATAACCCTTCCAGGTCATACTCGCCTGTTTCTTCTATCTCACTGCGGTCTATGTGTATATGGTCAACCCTTATTTTCTTTTCGTCTTGTAATTTTTTCAGGTCGAACCCCAACGAAGAAACGTTCGCCGCCAGCTCGTCAGATTTTTCTTCAAATGCCACAAATACGCCCGGCTCATTAAACTCAACGGCGCCGCGCACAATAAATTCTACCGACATTAAGGTTTTACCACTACCGGCTTCGCCGCAAATTAGGGTAGGCCTGCCCGTTGGTAAGCCACCTTCGGTAATTTGGTCAAGGCCAATAATACCGGTAGCAGATTTAGGTATCGTTTTATATTTAGCCACGTTTTTTTCTTTCTTTTTATCGCTCATTAATTATTGTTGTTTGTTTCATAAAAGTATAAATTTTACCTAATTAAGAAAGTTACAGATGGGTAATTTTCCTGTTGCATAAATTATAGTTATATACCTTCAATAAAATATCCACTTCAACTTTGCAAAATCATAATTGTTTGATTTATAGCATTTTTTTTACACTTTATATTTCGGATGCAATTGTTATACCAAATGCAAAAAAAGTATAAGGCGTAATATTTACCGTTAATGTGTTAATATCTTTATTTTCATCGCGTTCAAACATATATTTGTTACAACTCTTTATATTTTAGCAGACAATATATTACATTCAACCTATGTGCATTTTTTAAGATTATGGACGAAATTATCGACCAAAATTCAGGGCATAACCAAAATGTTTTTAAGACGATTATAGAGCAATCGCCATCGCCGGTAGGGCTTTATGTTGGGCCTGATATTGTTATAACCTTAGCCAACGCATCTATTTTAAAGGTATGGGATAAGGATGCCTCGGTAATTGGCAAAACCTTTAGGCAGGCACTGCCAGAACTGGAAGGCCAACCGTTTTTTGATATACTCGACCGTGTTTACGCCACAGGCATACCCTACGAGGCCTACGCCGAGCGGGTTGACCTGTTGAGCGGCGGCAACATGCAAACCTTTTACTTCAACTTTATTTATCAGCCAATTAAGGATGATAAGGGCAAGGTTTGGGCGATATTAAACACCGCCGAAGATGTTACCGAACTGGTGCTTACACGACAAAAACTTGCCGAAAATGAAGAACGCAGCCGCTTTGCACTCAATTCGGCAGAGTTAGGTGCCTGGCATATGGATCCGGCAAATAATGTGATAACCTGGGATGACCGATGCAGCCATATGCACGGCTTTAAGAAGGGTGAATTAAAATATTACCAGGATGTATTGAAGTACATACATCCCGACGATCACCAAATAATAACCGATAATGTAAGCCGGGTACTAAATCCTAATGGAACAGGTTTATTAGATGAAACTTTTAGGGTTATAGACCCCGAGGACAAAACAATACGGTGGCTGCGAAGCAAAGGCAAGGCATATTTTGATGACAAAGGCAATTGCATACGCTTTGCCGGCATTACACAGGATATTACCACCGAGGTAAAAGATAAAGAAGAACAAAAGCAACTACAACGCCAAAAAGATGATTTTTTAGGCATCGCCAGCCACGAATTAAAAACCCCTGTTACCAGTATTAAAGCCTATGCGCAGGTACTGGGCGCTATGCTAAGTAAAGAGGGCGAAGACAAAAAAGCAGCCATGGTTTTAAAAATGGATGCGCAGATAAACCGCCTTACCAATTTAATTGGCGACCTGCTGGATGTAACCAAAATAAACTCCGGTAGAATTCAGTTTAATAAAAACTGGTTTAATTTTAACCAGGCCGTGCAGGATACTGTACAAGATTTGCAGCATACAGCCAACAAGCATTTGTTGGTAATGGACTTTAAAGATACCGGTGAGGTATACGCCGATAAGGAGCGTTTGGGGCAGGTAATAACCAATTTAATTACCAATGCTATAAAATATTCGCCGCAAGCCAACCGAGTCGTCATTAGTACCGAATTAGTAGATAACGAAATAATTGTTTGCGT
This portion of the Inquilinus sp. KBS0705 genome encodes:
- a CDS encoding enoyl-CoA hydratase/isomerase family protein gives rise to the protein MSLTDNGHVTLNNSTDGIATISFYHPAQNSLPAHLLQQLTNAIKTAGADANTRVIILKSDGDRTFCAGASFDELLQIKDKAAGAVFFLGFANVINACRKSPKIIIARVQGKAVGGGVGLAAAADYCLATEAASVKLSELAIGIGPFVISPAVIRKVGLPAFSQLTIRAVDFQTAQWAREKGLYNEVYSDVSQLDEALVALTQKLASYHPQALVGLKQILWEGTQNWDELLAERAAISGELVLSEFTQQALKGFLTKK
- a CDS encoding PAS domain S-box protein, encoding MEPINSNNLLSEIKELRHQLEEANDTIEAIRTGQVDALVVKDQEGHQLYTLKTADQTYRVFIEKMSEGAVTVSKDGIVLYCNNRFAQMADTPLEKVIGMPLLSFVPDASKHKLQKILTSSWDDDCREEILLKDGGGQDMHCLFSCNTIEVDGGQALSLIITDLTILKETEKQLQVRNEQLEEARAATELMNNNLEATVKERTLDLVISREHFKLLTNNIVQMTWTNLPDGNFNSFNQRWYDYTGRDFESTGGFKWQELVHPDDLKETLEKYNDALKTGDLFEVENRYRRHDGVYRWHLNRSKPLRNEAGEIIFWVGTATDIEDQKLEMERKDEFIGIASHELKTPLTSLKGYLQLIAGYKKEDLPTVVKQYVAKAAISINKLQSLINDLLDVSKIKAGRLEYALGEVEVANLVNQCLENAIHMNPGYKFENLSNGTYTIHGNQERLEQVLMNLINNAVKYSHGNKNITISTTKHDDNVRVSVIDNGIGLSHDQKSKIFERFYRVEDKKNMTSGLGMGLYISHEIISNHHGKIGVDSEPGKGSTFYFELPLIDEA
- a CDS encoding circadian clock protein KaiB, translated to MANTTGLFADYDSNDEADTYHLRLFIIGASPNSIRAVENINAICEQYLPGKYQLEIIDIHQQRELAEGEDIIALPMLIKKAPGPERRMIGDMSNTNKVLKGLGLGDNL
- a CDS encoding circadian clock protein KaiB (Decreases the phosphorylation of KaiC, a component of the main circadian regulator in cyanobacteria) — protein: MTKTDKKWELRLYVAGKTPKSVTALSNLQKYCEEHLKGQYRIEVIDLLLQPQLAEGDQILAIPTLVRKVPEPIRKIIGDLSNEEKVLVGLNIRPA
- the kaiC gene encoding circadian clock protein KaiC → MSDKKKEKNVAKYKTIPKSATGIIGLDQITEGGLPTGRPTLICGEAGSGKTLMSVEFIVRGAVEFNEPGVFVAFEEKSDELAANVSSLGFDLKKLQDEKKIRVDHIHIDRSEIEETGEYDLEGLFIRLGFAIDSIGAKRIVLDTLENLFSGLSNQAILRAELRRLFSWLKNKGVTAVITGERGDGPALTRQGLEEYVSDCVILLDHRVSNQISTRRLRIIKYRGTTHGTNEYPFLIDDDGISVLPVTSLKMANQVSSERISTGVKALDAMLGGKGLYRGGSVLVSGTAGTGKTSLAASFANETCNRKEKCVYFAMEESPRQIIRNMNSIGIDLQKHVDSGLLYFNASRPNLYGLEMHLVAMHKCIRQYKPSVVIMDPITNFINVGSVSEVKNMLVRMIDYLQEEQISVMFTALSLNTIVNEQTDEGVSSLVDAWILVRDIEFNGERNRGLYVMKSRGMKHSNQVREFTITDEGLNLVDVYLGPEGVLTGSARKEQMLQEQTGEAIRSHAVIRKDREILRKRQVLEAKIASLHSEFESVEEELNKVYLEEELKKEIIRKNREEVTRLRTGEAEKEKKRGKK
- a CDS encoding PAS domain S-box protein produces the protein MDEIIDQNSGHNQNVFKTIIEQSPSPVGLYVGPDIVITLANASILKVWDKDASVIGKTFRQALPELEGQPFFDILDRVYATGIPYEAYAERVDLLSGGNMQTFYFNFIYQPIKDDKGKVWAILNTAEDVTELVLTRQKLAENEERSRFALNSAELGAWHMDPANNVITWDDRCSHMHGFKKGELKYYQDVLKYIHPDDHQIITDNVSRVLNPNGTGLLDETFRVIDPEDKTIRWLRSKGKAYFDDKGNCIRFAGITQDITTEVKDKEEQKQLQRQKDDFLGIASHELKTPVTSIKAYAQVLGAMLSKEGEDKKAAMVLKMDAQINRLTNLIGDLLDVTKINSGRIQFNKNWFNFNQAVQDTVQDLQHTANKHLLVMDFKDTGEVYADKERLGQVITNLITNAIKYSPQANRVVISTELVDNEIIVCVQDFGIGIADDKKDRVFEQFYRVSGDKQHTFPGLGLGLYISSEIIKREGGRMWVNSIEGKGSTFCFSLPAKPNDNNSSND